The Gemmatimonadota bacterium DH-78 region GTCGGAGCGCATCGCCGACCAGCGGCGCGCACGGCCATCGACCCGCCCGGGGTCCTGATCCAGCGTTCCGGGCATGCCGCCTGCCCTCACCCCTGACGCCCCCTCCCCCGCCGACCTCGACCGGATCGCGTCGCACATCGCCGCCGGCCAGCACGGGGTCGTCGCGCGGGAGCAACTGCTCGCCGCAGGGGCGACACCGCGCCGGATCCAACTCCGGGTGGAATCCGGGCGGTTTCGTCCCCTGCATCGCGGGGTCTATCTCGTCGGCTCGGTCGTTCCGCCCAGGGCGATCCCGTTGGCGGCCTGTCTCGCGTGCGGCCCCGGGACTGTACTCAGTCATCGGAGCGCGGCGGTGCTGTGGGGGCTCGTGGCGTCGGGCAGGGACGATCGCGTCGTCCACGTGACCACGCCCGGCCACCGACGACGGCGGCCAGGCGTGCGTGTTCACCGCAGCCGCACGCTGCTGCGTTCCGAGAAGACACGCCTCGACGGCGTGCCGGTGACCACCGCGACGCGCACGCTGCTCGACCTGTCGGTGGCGGCCTCGGCACGAACGATCGAGCGGGCCGTGGCCGAGGCCCTCGCCCGAGGGTTCAGCACGGAGGCCCGTCTCGCCGACTGCCTGCGACGGCACGCGCGCCTGCCGGGGTCGGCTCGCCTCGGTGCGGTGCTCGACCTGGGTCCACCGGCGCTCACGCGGTCCGAGGCCGAAGAGCGATTCCTGGCTCTGGTGCGCCGCGCCGATGTGCCCCGCCCCCGGGTCAACGGGCGGATCGGGCCGTACGAGGTCGACTTCCACTGGCCGGGGGCGCGCCTGGTCGTGGAGATCGACGGCTATGGACCGCACCATTCCCGTCGCGCCTTCGAACGGGACCGCCGCCGAGACGCCACGCTCGTCGCCCGGGGCTACAGCGTGATCCGGGTCACGTGGCGCGAAATGACGGATCAGCCGGAGAAGGTCGTCTTTCGCCTCGGACAGGCACTGGCCGCCCGGGAGGGTTCGCCTCCGGACGGGACAAGATGACAATCGCCCCCGGCGCGGGGGCGATTGTTCGTTTCACAACGCTCTGCGTGTCGAAGATACCAACCGCCGGATTCGCGGGGGCCCCGATTGGTCGATCGTGCACGAATACCGTTGCAAACATCCCAACGACCATCCAGACCACTGCGATTGGTACGTTGTCCCGGGCCACCCGCGCGGGCGCCCGCGTCGGGAGCCGGTCTCGAACGCCCGCCGTCGAGCCGGCTTCGGGATATCGCCCCGGGCACCCGCCCCGAGCCAGCCCCCGGGCACTCGCCTCGAGCCGTGTCGGGCACCGCCTCGCGGATATCGCCCCGGGCACTCGCCCCGGGCGCTCACCCCGAGCCCGCCTCGAACGCGATCCCGATTCGTTGATCCACCCGAAGGCCCTGGAGCTGGCGATCGCCAAGCGTGCGGTAGGGAGCGCGCGACCTCCCGTCCTTGCCCGCACCGTCCATGCGACCTATAGTCGATCTACATATAGACCATCTCAACAAGGAGTCCCATGCCCGTCGAGATGCAGTCCCTCATCCGCGACGTGAACGAGCTGCTGGTGCTGTCGAGCCTGCGCGAGGGGGCCAAACACGGTTACCAGATCGCGCTCGACGTCGAGGCCGACAGCCGGGGCATGTTCAGCTTCCAGCACGGCACCCTCTACCCCATTCTCCACCGCCTCGAGAAAGCCGGACTCGTGGCCGGGCGATGGTCCACCGGACAGGGTCGGCGTCGGAAGGAGTACCAACTCACGGGGCGCGGCCGCGACGCTCTGGACGGACGCGCCCGCTCCCTCGACACGGTGGTCACCAACCTCCTGCAGGTGATCCGGGGCGCGGAGCCGGAGGCCTCGTGAATCCCTCGCCGTCCACCCTGCCGGTCGAGGTGCGCACGCGGCTCGGCGAAGAACTCGCCGCCGATCTCGAGGGCGTGTACCAGGCGCTGATCGGGCGCGGCTGGACCCCCGATGCCGCCCGGGAGCGCGCCCGGGAACTGATCGTGCCCGACGCCGAGGCGCTCGGTCGCATCGCCGGTGTCCATCGTCCCCTCTACGGCCGGCTCGCAGCGCGATTCGGCGACACGAGCGTACACCGCGGCGAGCGGCTGGCCCTGGTGGCGGTGACCGCGGTGTCGCTGATCCTCGTCGGCGCTCCCCTGCTCCGCGCCGAGCTGTTCGCGTCTCCCTCCGCCTTCCTGCCGCCCGTGCTGCTGGGCGGATCGGTCACGATCGCGGCCGTGCTCGCGAAGGCCTTCCACCTCTTCGTGAAGCGCCCCTCCACCCTGCCGGCGCTGCGCGCGGGGCTGGCCGCACCGATCGCCGCCGCCGGCCTGACCCTGCTCGCGGCATTCTGCGGCGCCCTGGTCGACACCTACCGGTTCGCGGCACGCGTCGAGACCGCCGCACCCACCGGCTCCACCGAGGTCGTGGCCTTTCTCGGCGACACGGCCGCCCTGCTCGCCGTGGCTCTCGCCTTCTCCCTGGCCGGCGCGCTCGGATGGTTTCTGCTGCTCCACCGGGTGGTCGCTGCGGAAGCCGCGGCATCGGCCACTCCCCTTCCCCCTCTCCTCTCGGAGGCCCTGCCATGAACTTCATCGCCGAAGCCGGATTCACCAGCTACCCGATCCTGCTCTGCGCAGCCCTCACCCTCGGACTCGCAGTGCGCGCCTTTCTGCGACCCTCCGACACCGCCACCGACCCCGGCACGATCGCCGGCATCGACGCCGTGCTCTTCTGGGGCGTGTTCGGCGCCGTGGTCGGGCTGCTCGGCACGCTCGGTGGCGTGGCTCAGGCCGCCGCGGCCATCGAGGCGGCGGGCTCGGTGAGCCCGTCGCTGGCGTGGGGGGGACTCCGCGTCGCCCTGCACCCGCTGCTGATGGGGCTGTTGCTCCTCTCGGTCTCGCTCCTGCTCTGGTTCGCGCTGCGCGCGCGCCGCGGTGCGCAGCTGCGACCGGCGTCCGCCGACTGACGCCCTTCGCGCTGTCGGGGCACCGGGGGTCGGGCTATGATCGACGGGTCCGACCCCCGAACCCCGCACGGAGCAGCCACGAATGCAGCCGGTGCCGTCGCCCTACCTCGTGCCCTTCGACGGGTCGTTCCGTATCGACGGAGCGCCCACCGCTCCACCCGCCGACGCGCCCGGCAAGAGCGTGCTCAAGGACCACCTCGGGGCGCTCAACGACGAGCTCGCCGACCTCCAGCGCCAGCTCTACGCCGAGGACCGCCACTCGCTCCTGCTCGTCTTCCAGGCGATGGACGCGGCCGGCAAGGACGGCACGATCCGCAAGATCCTCCGCGGCGTGAATCCGGCCGGCTGTCAGGTGTTTTCCTTCAAGCAGCCCTCGAAAGAGGAGCTCGACCACGACTTTCTTTGGCGAGTGGCCAAGCGCACCCCCGAGCGCGGGCGGATCGGCGTGTTCAACCGCAGCCACTACGAGGAGGTGCTGGTGGTGCGGGTCCACCCGGAGTACCTGGGAGGCCAGCGCCTGCCGGTGGACGACGCCGGTTCCGAGGCGTTCTGGAATCGCCGACTCGAGTCGATCGGCGACTGGGAGCGACACCTCGCCGACTCCGGCACGGTGATCCTCAAGTTCTTCCTCAACGTCTCTCGCGAAGAGCAGCGAGACCGCTTTCTCGATCGCCTCAACGAGCCCGAGAAGCACTGGAAGTTCTCCTTCGGCGACGTCGAGGAGCGGCAGCACTGGGGTGCCTACATGGACGCGTATCAGAAGGCGCTGGCCGCCACCTCGCGGCCCTGGGCTCCCTGGTACGCGATCCCGGCCGACGACAAGCACTTCATGCGAACCACCGTGGCCGGAATCGTGGTCGACACCCTCCGCGGCATGCCCCTCGCCTGGCCCACTGTCGACGAGGAGCACCGGGCCCGATTCGCGGAGATGCGCGAGATGCTGGAACGCGGAACGCTGTAGCGAAGAAATCGCTTGCGGTCCCGGCCCGTGGGGATGGTATCATTGATGATACCACTGCGTTTTCTCCGGAGGTCGTGCCCCCGTGTTTCGTCGCCCCACCCTGTCCGTCGTCGCCGCTGTCCTTCTGCTCTCCTCCTGCGGAGGTGACGGCGGCACCGATCCCCAGCGCGATCCCGATCCCGACCCGATCACGGTCGCGCCGCCGGCCGATGTGGTGGTGGAAGCGGTCTCCGGTACCGCGACGCGAGTGAGCTGGAGCGACAACAGCGACAACGAAACCGGCTTCCAGCTGGATCGACGCATCGACTCGGGCAGCTGGCAGCGCGCGGCGGAGCCCGGCGCCGGCACCACACAGGTGGAGGACTCCGGACTCGCCGCCGGCTCGACGGTGGCCTATCGGGTGCGTGCCGTGGCCGGAAGCGTCGCCTCGCCCTGGTCGGGCACCGCTTCGACCACGCTGCCCGACGACCCGGGGGAGCAGGTGCTCGTGATCGAGAGCGCGATCGACGCCGCGCTTCCGGCTCCGGGTACGCCCATCGCCAGCCGCGATCTCGTGCAGGAAGTGATCGCGGCGGGGCACGCCATTCGCGGCATTCCGGGTGTGGACACGGTGCTGGTGATGGACAGTCTCCTCACCGTCACCACCCTGCTCGACGACGGGTCGGTGCACCTCTTCGTGCACAATCGGGTGCCCGGGGTGGACGACTTCGCCGGCCCGGCCACCTCCCCGGCCCGCACCGCGGCACCGATCCGGAGTCTTCGGACCGGGGTCGCCGCCGGGCATGCTCGGACGACACCGGCCGCCGCCCCCGGTCCGCCGGGATCCCGGCGGGCGGTGGTGACCTCCTATGACGGAGGCGTCGAGCTCGCCGGCGAGGTGCGCGCGATGCTCGCCGCATCCGGGTACGAGGTTCTGTCGCTCGGCGCGTCGATCGAGGACATGCGTCGATACCGCGATCTCGGAGCTCTCTATGTCGACACGCACGGCATGGCAGGGATCCGGCCGCGGCGCCGCGCCGACGGGAGCCTCGACACCTCCGATCAGATCTTCGCGATCCAGACCTCGACCGTGGTGGCCGGCACGAGCCTCTCGCAGTACGGCACGGAACTGATGGACGGCGATCTCGTGTTCATGACCACCGAAGACGACGATGGCCGTCGCTCGACGAAGCTGGGCGTGACCGAACGCTTCATCGCCAAGCACTGGAGCTTCGACGACGGGATCGTGGTCATGCACGCCTGCTTCGCCGGCTCGGGGCCCTTCACCTACGGCGGCCTCGCACTCGACCCCACTCCCTACCGCGTCACCGTCCTGGGTGCCGGCGCCACCACGCACCTGTCGTTCGACAACCTCACCTGGGCCAGCTACGCCCGACCCACGGTGCTCTTCTTTCTCGACCGGCTTCTCGGAGCCGATCGGTACGACCGGCAGGACCCGCCGCTCCGCCCGTTCTCGGTGCCGCAGGTGCGCTCCGCAATGAGTACGGAGGGGCTGCTCCAGTTCACGCGGCCGAACATGTCGGTCTTCGGGATCGGCTTTGGAGGCAACGACGTGAACGTGGTGATCGACGGCGGCATGGATCAGAGCACGATGGCGCCTTCGATCCGCAGTTTCGACCTCGTCGACGACGCGGCGCAGACCACCGGCACCATGCGTCTCACCGGGCTCTTCGGCAGCGAGGCCGGCACGGTCGAGGTCGAAGGCACGCCTCTCACCGTCTCGAGCTGGTCGCCGGAGCTGATCGAAGCCCAAGTCCCCTACGAGGCGACGGGCTCGGCCGGCCCCGTGGTGGTGAAGTCGCCGCACGACATCGAGAGCAATGCCGTGCCCCTCACCGAGTGGCGAGGTGAACTGCGCGCTCGCTCCGAGCTCGAGGGCGACCCGGAAGCGGAGGCCATCGTGGACTTCCGCTTCCGAGCCGACGTCCACCGCTTCCGCGCGGACGCGCTCGACGATCCGGAACACCGAACGGTCACCACCTGGATCAATCCGGCATCGAGCGGCACCAGCCGCGGCCGAGGCACCCGAACGTTCCCCAACGGGTCGAGCATGACCCTCGATGGAGCCTACGACCTGCGGGTGCTCACGAGAACCGAGATCGACAACGGGGGAGCCGCGCCGGTCGAGAGCGCGGTCGGCGCGCGCATCACCCTCGATCCCGACGCGGGGCAGGCCGAGATCTGCGTGGTCCTATGGGGACAGGTCGACGTCACCTCCACCTCGTCGTCGGGCACCCAGACATCGACGCAGGTGCTCGTGTTCGGGTCGCTCCCGCTCCTGCTCGGAGGCCAGGGCGCCGGCATCCTCGGGTGCGCCACGGTCGGGATGTCGGACGACTTCGTCATCGACTCGTACAGCCGGTCGATCTCCGAAGACGGTGTCCGCTACACGATCGAATGGGACGAACTTCGACCCTTCGCCGCCCCCGACGACGACACCGCGGGATAGGCGCACGCCGAAACGGCCGGTGCACCGCCAGCGGCGGGGCGAACTGCGGGCCGCGCATGTCCGCCACGCGCCCGAAGTGGCGACCGTTCGCCAACCGCTGGCTCAGCGCCGTCGTATCGGCCGGATCCCCCGACGCCCGAAGCTCCACCAAGATCTGCGACCCGTTCCAGGTCGTGCGCTCGATCGTCGCCGTGCGCGCCGTGCTGCAGAACA contains the following coding sequences:
- a CDS encoding DUF559 domain-containing protein is translated as MRVHRSRTLLRSEKTRLDGVPVTTATRTLLDLSVAASARTIERAVAEALARGFSTEARLADCLRRHARLPGSARLGAVLDLGPPALTRSEAEERFLALVRRADVPRPRVNGRIGPYEVDFHWPGARLVVEIDGYGPHHSRRAFERDRRRDATLVARGYSVIRVTWREMTDQPEKVVFRLGQALAAREGSPPDGTR
- a CDS encoding PadR family transcriptional regulator — translated: MPVEMQSLIRDVNELLVLSSLREGAKHGYQIALDVEADSRGMFSFQHGTLYPILHRLEKAGLVAGRWSTGQGRRRKEYQLTGRGRDALDGRARSLDTVVTNLLQVIRGAEPEAS
- a CDS encoding polyphosphate kinase 2 family protein, whose translation is MQPVPSPYLVPFDGSFRIDGAPTAPPADAPGKSVLKDHLGALNDELADLQRQLYAEDRHSLLLVFQAMDAAGKDGTIRKILRGVNPAGCQVFSFKQPSKEELDHDFLWRVAKRTPERGRIGVFNRSHYEEVLVVRVHPEYLGGQRLPVDDAGSEAFWNRRLESIGDWERHLADSGTVILKFFLNVSREEQRDRFLDRLNEPEKHWKFSFGDVEERQHWGAYMDAYQKALAATSRPWAPWYAIPADDKHFMRTTVAGIVVDTLRGMPLAWPTVDEEHRARFAEMREMLERGTL